In Campylobacter suis, the following proteins share a genomic window:
- the flhB gene encoding flagellar biosynthesis protein FlhB, giving the protein MAGEDEEKTEEPTSKKIEDAKKDGNVPKSQDMAGFITLCIGIGVLIGMIGFIKNQVVLLYEYYAKFIGVELTLKTIHLIAMNTMWRFLLMILPICVCVAIAGVIANVMQFGLIFTTKPITPDLNKINPIKGLKNLFSMKKAIESVKITVKVAAVFGVGFYFFLQFIKELPHVLFFGMFDQLSWLMDKMLILVGVMLIVLMVIGLADLMITRFQYFKGLRMSKQEIKDEYKQMDGDPQVKARIRRVQMEASRKRMMQQIPAADVVITNPTHYAVAIRYDKTQDNAPVVVAKGVDLIALQIRKIAAENSVEIVENPPLARELYKICEVNDAIPEKLFRAVAEVLSFVYMGNQQKFKDKL; this is encoded by the coding sequence ATGGCTGGCGAAGACGAAGAAAAAACAGAAGAACCCACCTCCAAAAAGATAGAAGACGCCAAAAAGGACGGTAATGTTCCTAAAAGTCAAGATATGGCGGGCTTTATCACACTTTGCATAGGCATAGGTGTGCTTATAGGCATGATAGGTTTTATAAAAAATCAAGTTGTTTTGCTTTATGAGTACTATGCGAAATTTATTGGCGTTGAGCTTACGCTAAAAACTATCCACCTAATCGCGATGAATACCATGTGGCGATTTTTGCTAATGATACTACCTATTTGCGTTTGTGTAGCTATTGCTGGCGTTATAGCAAATGTTATGCAGTTTGGCTTGATTTTCACAACAAAACCTATCACTCCCGATCTTAATAAGATAAACCCAATTAAGGGGTTAAAGAATTTATTTTCAATGAAAAAGGCTATTGAAAGTGTCAAGATAACAGTCAAGGTTGCAGCTGTATTTGGTGTTGGATTTTACTTTTTTTTGCAGTTTATTAAAGAGCTACCACATGTGCTGTTTTTTGGTATGTTTGATCAGCTTAGTTGGCTGATGGATAAGATGCTTATTTTGGTTGGAGTAATGCTTATCGTTCTTATGGTTATAGGTCTTGCTGATCTTATGATAACTCGTTTTCAGTACTTTAAGGGTCTTAGGATGAGTAAGCAAGAGATAAAAGACGAGTATAAACAAATGGACGGTGACCCGCAGGTAAAGGCTAGAATTCGTCGCGTTCAGATGGAGGCTAGCCGTAAGCGTATGATGCAGCAAATCCCAGCCGCTGATGTTGTTATAACAAACCCAACTCACTACGCTGTGGCTATCCGTTATGATAAAACGCAAGATAATGCACCTGTTGTAGTTGCAAAAGGCGTGGATCTCATAGCTTTGCAAATACGAAAGATAGCGGCTGAAAATAGCGTTGAGATCGTGGAAAATCCGCCACTTGCTAGAGAGCTTTATAAAATTTGCGAGGTTAATGACGCCATACCTGAAAAGCTATTTCGTGCGGTTGCTGAGGTGCTAAGCTTTGTTTATATGGGCAATCAGCAAAAATTTAAAGATAAGCTCTAG
- the polA gene encoding DNA polymerase I, translating into MKTLTIIDTFGFFFRLYYAMSGLKNKDGKPSGMVSGFANFILNLKEEYQSDYIIFALDSKGKTLRHELAGEYKANRSEPPAELKAQLPVCIKMIEKMGLCAISREGYEADDIIASVVKECKKEGIFTRIVTHDKDLYQLIEDGKVSIYSPQSKVEHDTQSCIEKYGVKPEFIRDYLALTGDSSDNIPGVKGIGSKGAKKLIDEFGGIEQIYENLALISNERVRNMLIDGRDSAFLSKKLATLFDNIDVKKELSKAEFPQTNPLLNIIEILREYDLNRILKHIENDAKSENISLGFGPVLLTKKDELETLLSDITNQTIVAFDTETTSIDAQSAKIVGFSFCFNEQKAYYVPIAHNYLGVGEQIEQSVAKWAIEQIFKGCVVGQNLKYDLQIVAKNYGIKPPKNLKDTMILAWLSEPGTAVGMDALAKRLYNYETIKFEDVVKKGETFANVALENAVKYAAEDAWITLKFYNTFLNTLDKELLQVADKLEFDFVKTLFEVESNGIKLDTKKMSELLNSLNSRLKTLSGEIYELSGESFNINSVKQLGEVLFERLKLPVKKKTKTGYSTDESVLNELINEHPVIEKLLEYRELYKLVSTYCEPLLSLARKDESSRIYTSFLQTGTSTGRLSSKNPNLQNIPARGRLAKDVRSAFIARDGFSLVGLDYSQIELRLLAHFSRDTALLDAFKNDEDIHTRTAISIFGSTDEQKRAVAKSINFGLIYGMGANKLSDQIDISRAEAKEYIERYFRAFPSIKGFLESLKISAKNDGFITTLIGRKRFFNFSNASPMQVAMQEREAVNTKFQGSAADLIKMAMVKISAITDERAKMLLQIHDELIFEVKDEYAQEFAEHARQIMQNIYTLNVPLKCSLNIAKNWGELK; encoded by the coding sequence ATGAAAACTTTAACGATTATTGATACATTTGGATTTTTCTTTCGTCTTTACTACGCTATGAGTGGGCTAAAAAACAAAGATGGCAAACCAAGCGGAATGGTAAGTGGATTTGCAAATTTTATATTAAATTTAAAAGAAGAGTATCAAAGTGACTACATCATCTTTGCCCTTGATAGCAAAGGGAAAACACTTCGTCACGAGCTCGCAGGAGAGTATAAAGCAAACAGAAGCGAGCCACCAGCAGAGCTAAAAGCACAGCTTCCAGTTTGTATAAAAATGATAGAAAAAATGGGTCTTTGTGCCATATCACGCGAAGGATACGAGGCCGATGATATAATAGCTAGCGTAGTTAAAGAGTGCAAAAAAGAGGGAATTTTTACTCGTATAGTAACTCACGACAAAGATCTTTACCAACTTATAGAAGATGGTAAAGTGAGCATATATAGCCCACAAAGCAAAGTAGAACATGACACTCAAAGCTGTATCGAAAAATATGGAGTAAAACCTGAGTTTATACGCGACTATCTAGCGCTTACTGGAGATAGCTCTGATAATATCCCAGGCGTTAAAGGCATAGGGAGTAAAGGGGCAAAAAAGCTCATAGATGAGTTTGGTGGTATCGAGCAAATTTATGAAAATTTAGCACTCATATCAAATGAACGAGTTAGAAATATGCTTATAGATGGTCGAGATAGTGCATTTTTAAGCAAAAAACTTGCAACACTTTTTGATAATATTGATGTAAAAAAAGAGCTTAGTAAGGCTGAGTTTCCACAGACAAACCCTCTTTTAAATATCATAGAAATTTTAAGAGAGTATGACCTAAACCGCATTTTAAAACATATCGAAAATGACGCAAAAAGTGAAAATATCTCACTTGGGTTTGGGCCAGTTTTACTTACTAAAAAAGATGAGTTAGAGACCTTGCTTTCAGATATAACAAACCAAACTATCGTGGCTTTTGATACCGAAACAACAAGCATAGACGCGCAAAGTGCAAAGATAGTGGGTTTTAGCTTTTGCTTTAACGAACAAAAAGCCTACTATGTCCCAATCGCCCATAATTATTTAGGCGTTGGCGAGCAGATAGAGCAAAGCGTTGCAAAATGGGCGATAGAGCAAATTTTTAAAGGTTGCGTGGTTGGTCAAAATTTAAAATATGACCTGCAAATAGTTGCCAAAAACTATGGCATAAAACCACCCAAAAATCTAAAAGATACAATGATACTAGCTTGGCTTAGTGAGCCTGGAACTGCAGTTGGCATGGACGCTTTGGCAAAGCGACTTTATAACTATGAGACTATAAAATTTGAAGATGTTGTAAAAAAGGGCGAAACTTTTGCTAATGTAGCTCTTGAAAATGCCGTTAAGTACGCAGCTGAAGATGCTTGGATAACACTTAAGTTTTACAACACCTTTTTAAACACCTTAGATAAAGAGCTTTTACAAGTAGCAGATAAGCTAGAATTTGACTTCGTTAAAACGCTTTTTGAAGTTGAAAGTAACGGCATAAAGCTAGATACTAAGAAAATGAGCGAGCTATTAAACTCGCTAAATTCTCGCCTAAAAACACTAAGTGGCGAAATTTATGAACTAAGTGGCGAAAGCTTTAATATAAACTCAGTCAAACAGCTTGGAGAAGTACTTTTTGAGCGTCTAAAACTTCCAGTCAAAAAAAAGACAAAAACAGGATATAGCACCGATGAGAGCGTTTTAAATGAGCTAATAAACGAACATCCAGTGATAGAAAAACTACTAGAATACAGAGAGCTTTACAAACTAGTTAGCACCTACTGCGAACCACTTTTATCGCTTGCTAGGAAAGATGAGAGCTCAAGAATTTACACAAGCTTTTTACAAACTGGCACAAGCACTGGCAGGCTTTCAAGCAAAAATCCAAATTTACAAAATATACCAGCTCGTGGAAGGCTTGCCAAAGATGTCAGGTCAGCATTTATAGCAAGAGATGGCTTTAGTCTCGTTGGACTTGATTATAGTCAAATAGAGCTAAGGCTTTTGGCACATTTTAGCCGTGATACTGCGCTACTTGATGCTTTTAAAAATGATGAGGATATACACACAAGAACGGCTATTAGTATATTTGGCAGCACTGATGAGCAAAAAAGAGCGGTTGCAAAAAGTATAAATTTTGGTCTTATTTATGGCATGGGAGCAAATAAACTAAGCGATCAAATAGATATCTCGCGCGCAGAAGCAAAGGAGTATATAGAGCGCTATTTTAGGGCTTTTCCTAGCATAAAAGGCTTTTTAGAAAGCCTTAAAATTTCAGCTAAAAATGATGGTTTTATAACCACGCTTATTGGCAGAAAGCGATTTTTTAACTTTAGCAACGCAAGTCCTATGCAAGTAGCCATGCAAGAAAGAGAAGCGGTAAATACAAAATTTCAAGGCTCAGCGGCGGATCTTATAAAAATGGCAATGGTTAAAATTTCAGCCATCACAGACGAGCGTGCAAAGATGCTTTTACAAATTCACGATGAGTTGATATTTGAAGTAAAAGATGAGTATGCGCAAGAATTTGCAGAGCATGCAAGGCAGATAATGCAAAACATTTATACCCTTAATGTCCCGCTTAAATGCTCGCTAAATATCGCAAAAAACTGGGGTGAGCTAAAGTAG
- the bamA gene encoding outer membrane protein assembly factor BamA translates to MKKNLFLLLLAFSAANAEQIQSVNFNGLIHISPDVAREISGLKIGSQLTSENSDKAITNLFKQGYFEDIYLTSDGAGNVVVNLKEKPSIARVDLKGVVTNDKTAIESLINIKPGNMYDELSIEKTKERIRQYYESKGYFDTVVDVEKKPVADNESSLFLTLNINRGENMIIENVNLVGAKKFDYGDVEPIIANKSREWAGWMWGRNDGKVRLFELENDPLRIQDKYFQKGYLDATVSAPYLNASFDNYTADLTYYIKEGEPYDVSSVSIEAPEYLELDKDDLISDFKLEAGDRMNSERLRRDMKKLDDLVADKGYAFVKVAPNTQKYDDNHTVDITYEVNPGEQVYIRNVKISGNERTVDRVIRRELYLTEGSLYSRTDLQDSTDALKRTSYFDDVEIKEERVDANTVDLIVDVKEASTGTISGGIGYGSSDGLLLNASLSDSNIFGSGMRGTISVDKSDDELSGQIGITNPRIFDSEYSLGGTIYANDYDWDNYEEKSYGFNLTVGRKITRNLSASLSYVIEQSDISGLNKVLQEVGYKEGKNLKSSLIPAISYNSTDDYYLPRRGILASTSFEFAGIGGDEKFVKNRTDFNYYLGLREYIDYDLILRYKSSFGKVWDNGYVPINEKLYLGGIRNLRGYESRSVSPKVLASNGQWYETGGEISFNNSAEISFPLIDRVKMRGMIFYDYGMIGEKSISEIKRSSYGAGIEWITPIGPLQLIFAKALNKAHNDDTNSFEFTIGRRF, encoded by the coding sequence ATGAAAAAAAATTTATTTTTGCTACTTTTAGCATTTTCGGCAGCCAATGCTGAGCAAATTCAATCTGTAAATTTTAACGGACTCATACACATCTCACCAGATGTTGCTCGTGAGATAAGCGGTCTTAAAATAGGCTCACAGCTAACAAGTGAAAATAGCGACAAGGCTATCACAAACCTCTTTAAACAAGGATATTTTGAAGATATTTATCTTACTAGTGATGGCGCTGGAAATGTTGTTGTAAATTTAAAAGAAAAGCCAAGCATAGCCAGGGTTGATCTAAAAGGTGTTGTTACAAACGATAAAACCGCTATCGAGTCTTTAATAAACATAAAACCAGGAAATATGTATGATGAGCTTAGTATCGAAAAAACAAAAGAGCGTATACGCCAGTATTACGAGTCAAAAGGCTACTTTGACACTGTCGTAGATGTTGAGAAAAAGCCAGTTGCCGACAATGAAAGCTCGCTATTTTTAACACTAAATATAAACCGTGGCGAAAATATGATAATAGAAAATGTAAATTTAGTCGGGGCAAAGAAATTTGACTATGGCGATGTTGAGCCAATCATAGCAAATAAAAGCCGCGAGTGGGCAGGCTGGATGTGGGGTCGAAATGATGGCAAAGTAAGGCTCTTTGAGCTTGAAAATGATCCACTTCGCATACAAGATAAATATTTTCAAAAAGGCTACCTAGACGCTACTGTCTCAGCGCCTTACCTAAATGCCTCTTTTGATAACTATACAGCAGATCTTACATACTATATAAAAGAGGGCGAACCATACGATGTTTCAAGTGTAAGTATTGAAGCGCCTGAGTATTTGGAACTTGATAAAGATGACCTTATAAGTGACTTTAAACTTGAAGCTGGTGATAGAATGAACTCAGAACGCCTAAGACGCGACATGAAAAAGCTTGATGACTTAGTGGCTGATAAGGGATATGCCTTTGTAAAAGTCGCACCAAATACACAAAAGTATGATGATAACCACACAGTTGATATAACTTACGAGGTTAATCCTGGCGAGCAAGTGTACATAAGAAATGTTAAAATTTCAGGCAACGAGCGCACTGTTGATCGAGTTATACGCCGTGAGCTTTACCTAACAGAAGGCAGTTTATATAGTAGGACGGATTTGCAAGATTCAACTGACGCACTAAAACGCACAAGCTACTTTGATGATGTTGAGATAAAAGAAGAAAGAGTTGATGCAAATACGGTTGATCTAATAGTTGATGTAAAAGAGGCATCTACCGGAACTATAAGTGGCGGTATCGGCTACGGAAGCTCTGATGGACTACTTCTAAATGCCAGCCTTTCAGACTCAAATATCTTTGGCTCTGGCATGAGGGGCACGATAAGTGTTGACAAGAGCGATGATGAGCTTTCTGGACAAATAGGCATCACAAATCCAAGAATTTTTGACAGCGAGTACAGTCTTGGTGGTACGATATATGCAAATGACTATGATTGGGATAACTACGAAGAGAAATCATACGGCTTTAACTTAACCGTTGGCCGAAAAATTACTAGAAATTTAAGCGCTTCTTTAAGCTATGTTATAGAACAAAGTGACATTTCAGGGCTAAATAAAGTACTACAAGAGGTTGGATATAAAGAGGGCAAAAATCTAAAAAGCTCACTTATACCTGCTATAAGCTACAATAGCACGGATGATTATTACCTACCACGACGCGGTATCTTAGCGTCAACATCGTTTGAGTTTGCAGGCATTGGCGGAGATGAAAAATTTGTAAAAAATAGAACCGACTTTAACTACTACTTAGGTCTTAGAGAGTATATTGATTATGACTTGATATTAAGATATAAATCTAGCTTTGGCAAAGTTTGGGATAATGGCTATGTGCCTATCAACGAAAAGCTATATCTTGGCGGTATAAGAAATTTGCGTGGTTATGAGAGCAGATCTGTTTCACCAAAAGTACTTGCTTCAAATGGTCAGTGGTATGAAACTGGCGGTGAAATTTCGTTTAATAACTCAGCTGAGATCAGCTTTCCTTTAATCGACCGTGTAAAAATGCGTGGTATGATTTTTTATGATTATGGTATGATAGGAGAAAAAAGCATAAGTGAGATAAAACGCTCAAGCTACGGTGCAGGCATTGAGTGGATAACACCTATTGGTCCACTTCAGTTGATATTTGCAAAAGCACTTAATAAAGCCCACAATGACGATACAAACTCATTTGAATTTACGATAGGTCGTCGCTTCTAA
- a CDS encoding prephenate dehydrogenase: MKVGIIGLGLIGGSLGLSLKEQKLISCVSGYDLNKAHEEKALELGLVHEILSFDEMKKKCDIIFLAIPVEGIIKIVKELEDIAQNTTIIDLGSTKQKIIEAVPQKIRPNFIPAHPMAGTEYSGPQAAVKELYRDAVVVVCDFEESHEKHVKRSVELFSHLGMKIVFMSAAEHDHHVGLISHLPHAIAFSLASGVLKEEDRRHIMALGGPTFRGMIRVAKSSPIMWGDIFKQNKDNILEAIRVFKDELSKCENLIENEHWEELNSWMGDARKIREIL; this comes from the coding sequence ATGAAAGTAGGCATTATAGGGCTTGGTTTGATAGGCGGCTCGCTTGGACTATCTCTTAAGGAGCAAAAATTAATCTCATGCGTAAGTGGTTATGATTTAAATAAAGCACATGAAGAAAAGGCGCTTGAGCTAGGACTTGTCCATGAAATTTTAAGTTTTGATGAGATGAAAAAAAAGTGTGATATTATATTTTTGGCAATCCCAGTTGAAGGTATAATAAAAATAGTAAAAGAGCTCGAAGATATAGCACAAAACACTACTATTATCGATCTTGGTTCAACAAAACAAAAGATAATTGAAGCCGTACCTCAAAAAATTCGTCCAAATTTTATCCCTGCTCACCCAATGGCTGGTACCGAGTACTCAGGTCCTCAGGCTGCTGTAAAAGAGCTTTATAGGGATGCCGTTGTTGTGGTTTGTGACTTTGAAGAGAGTCATGAAAAGCATGTAAAACGCTCTGTTGAACTTTTCTCTCATCTTGGCATGAAGATAGTTTTTATGAGCGCAGCCGAGCATGATCATCATGTTGGACTTATCTCGCATTTACCGCATGCTATAGCGTTTTCACTTGCGAGTGGGGTTTTAAAAGAGGAGGATAGGCGACATATCATGGCTCTTGGTGGTCCAACTTTTCGCGGTATGATCCGTGTTGCAAAGTCTTCGCCTATAATGTGGGGAGATATTTTTAAACAAAATAAAGATAATATTTTAGAGGCTATAAGAGTGTTTAAAGATGAACTTAGTAAGTGTGAAAATCTCATAGAAAATGAGCACTGGGAAGAGTTAAATAGCTGGATGGGTGACGCTAGAAAGATACGAGAAATTTTATAG
- a CDS encoding M23 family metallopeptidase, whose protein sequence is MLRRGISTSALALFGLLVVIFAGLWFLYTSENFERNKPVIAINDTIYWNLRSPVQINIQDDSGVKFVRVSMSDGQNEINMLNQILETPLKNFDLNLTFPKTGFFGNKKDSYDMSIEVVDISKWNFFSGNKEKKNVKVIVDTTKPDLYILSNSYAITKGGSAVVVFKATDNDLKEVYVQADYGKKFAVTPFYKDGYYAALVAWPAARENFRAEVVARDSAGNENRSYIRYFLQNFKYKSSTIELRDSFIDGKVTELTELYAKDPQSLGRLEKMRFINETLRDSNEQSIAAVTSKIPTDQISNFSLQTFYPLRNGKKVADFADHRFYTYNGEQISESWHMGIDFASVAQAPIVSSNDGEVVFAQENGIYGQNIVIDHGFGLYSLYAHCSSMSAKVGDRVTSGQQIGTTGISGLALGDHLHFGIIVQGEEVRPQQWMDKKWIKDNVTSVLDAAKAMIDKN, encoded by the coding sequence ATTTTGAGAAGAGGTATTAGTACGTCTGCCCTTGCGCTTTTTGGGCTCTTGGTAGTTATTTTTGCTGGATTGTGGTTTTTGTACACATCTGAAAATTTTGAGAGAAACAAACCAGTTATAGCTATAAATGATACTATTTATTGGAATTTGCGCTCACCAGTTCAGATAAATATACAAGATGATAGTGGTGTAAAATTTGTTCGTGTTAGCATGAGTGATGGGCAAAATGAGATAAATATGCTAAACCAAATTCTAGAGACTCCGCTTAAAAATTTTGACTTGAATTTAACATTTCCAAAGACTGGATTTTTTGGTAACAAAAAAGACAGCTACGATATGAGTATAGAGGTTGTAGATATAAGTAAGTGGAATTTTTTCAGCGGAAACAAAGAGAAAAAAAATGTAAAAGTGATAGTTGATACTACAAAACCAGACCTTTACATACTTTCAAATTCTTACGCTATAACAAAGGGCGGCAGTGCTGTTGTTGTGTTTAAAGCAACAGATAATGATCTAAAAGAGGTCTATGTTCAAGCCGACTATGGAAAGAAATTTGCAGTAACGCCGTTTTATAAAGATGGATATTATGCTGCTCTTGTGGCTTGGCCTGCAGCTAGGGAAAATTTTCGTGCTGAAGTTGTAGCAAGGGATAGTGCAGGCAATGAAAATAGATCTTATATAAGATATTTCTTACAAAATTTTAAATACAAAAGCTCAACGATAGAATTAAGAGATAGCTTTATAGATGGTAAAGTTACCGAGCTTACCGAACTTTACGCAAAAGATCCTCAAAGCTTAGGACGACTTGAAAAAATGCGTTTTATAAACGAAACTTTGCGCGACTCAAACGAACAAAGTATCGCAGCTGTAACATCAAAGATCCCAACAGATCAAATATCAAATTTTAGCCTGCAAACATTCTACCCACTACGCAACGGCAAGAAGGTTGCTGACTTTGCTGATCATAGATTTTATACTTATAATGGCGAGCAAATAAGCGAGTCATGGCATATGGGAATAGATTTTGCTTCAGTGGCTCAAGCTCCGATAGTCTCGAGCAATGACGGCGAGGTTGTGTTTGCTCAAGAAAATGGGATTTATGGACAAAATATAGTTATTGATCACGGTTTTGGTCTTTACTCGCTTTATGCACACTGCTCAAGTATGAGCGCAAAAGTTGGGGATAGGGTTACTTCAGGTCAGCAAATAGGCACCACTGGTATCTCTGGTCTCGCACTTGGAGATCACCTTCATTTTGGTATCATCGTGCAAGGTGAAGAGGTAAGGCCACAACAGTGGATGGATAAAAAGTGGATAAAAGATAATGTAACTAGCGTGTTAGACGCAGCAAAAGCCATGATAGATAAAAACTAA
- the lpxC gene encoding UDP-3-O-acyl-N-acetylglucosamine deacetylase yields the protein MKQTTIARRVEAVGIGLHKGEPIRLILEPLEANMGIVFTRTDLGISFRAEPQSVINTQMATVIGNQNGFISTIEHLLAAINGYGIDNIRILLDANEVPVMDGSAISFCMLLDEAGIRQLDEGKKVLIIRREVEVREGDKFVRAVPSKEPKFDYTIKFDHPVIGEQRHVFEFSKTNFIKEIARARTFGFLKDLQKLQSQNLALGASLDNAVAIDDNRILNPEGLRFENEFVRHKILDAIGDLALLKAPLMGDYFAFAGSHDLNHKLTLAIFADAKNYELATLDAKLLKEYERVFA from the coding sequence GTGAAACAAACAACCATAGCAAGACGAGTTGAAGCCGTTGGTATCGGGCTTCACAAGGGCGAGCCTATAAGGCTGATACTTGAGCCACTTGAAGCAAATATGGGTATAGTTTTTACTCGTACAGATCTTGGTATTAGCTTTCGTGCCGAGCCACAAAGCGTTATAAATACGCAAATGGCAACGGTTATAGGCAACCAAAATGGATTTATAAGCACCATTGAGCATCTTTTGGCTGCCATAAATGGATACGGGATAGATAATATTAGAATTTTACTTGACGCAAACGAAGTTCCTGTAATGGATGGAAGCGCTATAAGTTTTTGTATGCTACTTGATGAGGCTGGAATTAGACAGCTTGATGAGGGTAAAAAAGTGCTTATTATAAGACGCGAAGTTGAGGTAAGAGAGGGCGATAAATTTGTTCGTGCTGTTCCCTCGAAAGAGCCCAAATTTGACTATACTATAAAATTTGACCATCCAGTTATCGGTGAGCAAAGACATGTTTTTGAATTTAGTAAAACAAATTTTATAAAAGAGATAGCAAGGGCTAGAACCTTTGGTTTTTTAAAAGATTTGCAAAAGTTGCAGTCCCAAAATTTAGCACTTGGCGCGTCGCTTGATAATGCCGTTGCTATTGATGATAATCGCATATTAAATCCTGAGGGTTTGAGATTTGAAAATGAGTTTGTAAGGCATAAAATTCTTGACGCTATCGGTGATTTGGCGTTGCTTAAAGCGCCCTTGATGGGAGATTATTTTGCATTTGCTGGAAGCCATGATCTAAATCATAAGCTAACCCTTGCGATATTTGCCGATGCTAAAAACTACGAGCTGGCAACTCTTGACGCGAAACTTCTAAAAGAGTATGAGAGGGTTTTTGCATAA
- a CDS encoding glycoprotease, translated as MGLKVAYIILKTFCLVKGCEFMSVSGFELNNGGAVKANKSLSFVREKEGVVLKKAEPSPFVLPNNLYSLNLNNETLPEYVIAAV; from the coding sequence ATGGGGTTAAAGGTTGCTTATATTATTTTAAAGACATTTTGTCTAGTAAAAGGGTGTGAGTTTATGTCAGTTAGTGGCTTTGAGCTAAATAATGGCGGAGCAGTCAAGGCAAACAAATCGCTTAGTTTTGTGAGAGAAAAAGAGGGCGTTGTTTTAAAAAAAGCTGAGCCATCACCATTTGTTTTACCAAATAATTTGTATAGTTTAAATTTAAACAATGAAACACTGCCAGAATATGTTATAGCGGCAGTTTAG
- the thrB gene encoding homoserine kinase codes for MKILVPATSANLGPGFDALGLSLKLYNEVSIEPASFSSVSINGEGSQNASLKRNNLFVSVFNEIFSELVGKSANFRMIFDNKIPFSRGLGSSSAVIISAIASAYAMAGFKAQKSVILNKALFYENHPDNIAPAVHGGFISAVVHNDSVFANKFEIDTSLKAVVVIPDMPMSTHHSRSVLPKTYSMKECVNNLSHAAFLTSCFASKNYDMLKIAATDMMHEDRRMSELSELFEVRKVAYENGSLMSTLSGSGSTFLNIAYATDTQNLQKKLAERFVNFKVCILEFDNDGFIILQS; via the coding sequence TTGAAAATTTTAGTTCCAGCCACGAGTGCAAATTTAGGTCCTGGTTTTGATGCGCTTGGGCTTAGTTTAAAGCTTTATAATGAAGTTAGTATCGAGCCAGCAAGCTTTTCATCGGTTTCGATAAATGGTGAGGGAAGTCAGAATGCTAGCTTAAAACGAAATAACCTTTTTGTAAGCGTTTTTAACGAAATTTTTTCTGAACTTGTTGGCAAAAGTGCAAATTTTAGGATGATTTTTGATAATAAAATCCCATTTTCAAGAGGACTTGGAAGTTCATCAGCTGTTATCATATCAGCTATCGCTAGCGCATACGCTATGGCTGGATTTAAGGCTCAAAAAAGTGTTATTTTAAATAAAGCACTTTTTTATGAAAACCATCCAGACAACATCGCCCCAGCCGTTCATGGCGGGTTTATAAGTGCCGTGGTTCATAATGACAGTGTTTTTGCAAATAAATTTGAGATAGACACAAGCCTAAAAGCGGTCGTTGTGATACCTGATATGCCCATGAGCACACATCATTCTCGTAGCGTTTTGCCTAAAACTTATTCAATGAAAGAGTGTGTAAATAATCTCTCTCATGCCGCTTTTTTAACATCTTGTTTTGCTAGTAAAAACTATGATATGTTAAAGATAGCAGCCACCGACATGATGCATGAAGATCGCAGAATGAGCGAACTTAGCGAGCTTTTTGAGGTTAGAAAAGTTGCTTATGAAAATGGCTCATTGATGAGCACTCTTTCTGGCTCAGGCTCAACTTTTTTAAACATAGCTTATGCCACAGATACTCAAAATTTACAAAAAAAGCTGGCTGAGAGATTTGTAAATTTTAAAGTTTGCATACTTGAGTTTGACAATGATGGATTTATTATCCTGCAAAGCTAA